A segment of the Bordetella flabilis genome:
CCATCGCATCCACCTGGGCGCGGCAGGCCATTTCCAGCTGGTACATCAGGTTGAAGGCCTGCGGCACCGAGGCGCCGCATACCAGCAGCCCGTGATTGCGCAGGATCATCGCGTTGTGCGGACCCAGGTCGCGCACCAGCCGCTCCTGCTCGGCGATGTCCACCGCGGGGCCCTCGAAATCGTGATAGCCGATGTGGCCATGGAATCGCGAGGCCGTCTGCGTGATCGGCAGCAGTCCGCAACGCATGGCCGACACTGCCATGCCGGCGCGCGTGTGCGTGTGGATCACGCAATGCACGTCCGGCCGCGCACGGTGGATGCAGCCGTGGATGACATAGCCGGATTTGTTGATGCCGTAGTCGGTGTCCTGCTTGCGCAGCACATTGCCGTCCAGGTCGATCTCCACCAGGTTGGAGGCGGTGATCTCCTTGTACAGCAGCCCGTACAGGTTGATCAGCAGCCGACCGGGCTTGCCGGGAATCTGCGCGGTGATGTGGTTGTAGATCATGTCCGTCATGCCGTAGCGATCCATCAGCCGGTAGCACGCGGCCAGGTCCTTGCGGGCCTGCCATTCGGCCGGATCCACATCGCCTTCGAGGCTGGGGAAATCCGTGCTGTAGCGCATATTCATCTGCATACTCCTTTGCGGGGGTCGTCTTGCCCCATCAATGCCGTGGCGCCGCGCCGCGGGGATGCAGCGAGCTTGCCGGCCCTGCCGCATTCCCATGGCTGCCCCCCATGCCGCGCCGCGGCCTACTGGGCGCGGATATCCTGTTCCCGGATGATGCGCGCCCACTTGGCGCTTTCGTCGCGGATCAGCTTGCCGAACTGCTCCGGCGTGTCGCCCGCCGGGACGGCGCCCATCCTGGCCAATTGTTCCTGCACGGCCGGCTGGGACAGCACCGCGCGGACATCGGTATTGAGTTTCCTGATGCGATCGGCGGGCACGCCGGCCGGCGCCACCAGTCCGAACCAGTTCGCGAAGTCGTAGCCCGGGACGCCCGCTTCGGCGAGGGTGGGTACGTCCGGCAGCAGCGCCGAGCGCCTGGATGCCAGCACCGCCAACGGCCGCAGCTTGCCGGCCTGGATGTACGGCAGCGCCTGCACCAGGCTGTCGAAGGTGACGGCGACCTGGCCGCCGATCAGGTCCGTGAAGCTGGGCGCGCTTCCCTTGTACGGGACGTGGGTCAGCTTGACGCCGGCCATCTCGTTGAACAGCTCGCCGGCCAGGTGCGGCGCGCCGCCCACGCCGGAGGACGAAAAGTTGATCTGGCCCGGCTGCTTCCTGGCCGATTCGATCAGGTCCTTCACGGTTTTCGCCGGAAACGACGGGTTGGCCACCAGCACAAAGTTCACATCCACCACGTTGGAGATGGGTGCCAGGTCCTTGATCGGATCGACATTCATTTTGTACAGGTGCGGGTTGATCGATAGATTGCCCAGCGTCGCCATGAAGATGGTGTAGCCATCCGGCGCCGAGCGCGCCGCGATTTCGGTGCCGATCACGCCGCCCGCGCCGCCCCGGTTATCGACGATGACCTGCTGGCCCCAGCGGGCCGTCAAGCGCTCGGCGATCAGACGCGCCACGATATCCGTGCCCCCGCCTGCAGGAAAGGCCACCACCATACGCACGGGCTTGTCGGGAAAGGTCTCGGCCTGCGCGACGCCCACGGAACAGGCGACCGCGGCCAGCACCAGCGCCGCCCGGCGGAATACGTCGAGGCAACGTCGCCGGGCCGGTCTCATCGCGCGTCCCCGCCGCTCGGTGTCTGGGTCGCCAGGTAGGCCTTGGCCGTGTCCTCGTCAAGCAGGGGGAAGACCTCGAAATGCGCCGGGATGATGTCCGACCATTCGTTCATCAGGCGATGCAGGGTGGCATTGGAATCGACATCGAACAGGGCAACGGCGCCGCGGCCGACGCGGGCGTGCACCGAACGCGCCAGGCCGGAATCCAGCAAGGGGCGCATCCAATCCCAGTAACGGCTGCGGGAGTCGATCAGGGAGGTGGGGCGCTCCGGGCGGGGCGTGCTGATGACGAGGAATAGCATGGTTGTCTCCTACCATTGTGTTGACGCAAGCGAGGCAGGGAGCGCAGGGACTCCCGTCCTGCGGCATGGTGATTATTGGGATTTCTCATGTCGGTCCGGCTTGGACCCGCCATTGCCGCCGTGCTCCCGTGAGGCATGCGCTTATGGTAGCGACGCCCCTCGGCTTTTTATAGCGACGATATTTCATGCCCTCATTAGTGCAGCTAATGAGGGCCTCGGTGGCGGGCTCGGATCGATGCGCCGCCGCCGCGCCGTTTTTTGCTTTACCCCGGCCCGTGCCCAGGTATAAGCTCGCGTTCAGCTAACGTGATCAGGTCGTCATATTGCGTCACCCGGTAGCCAGCCGCGCCTGTCCGATCGATGTCGGGCTGGCGCCCGGCCTCCGCGGCTTTTCTGATCCGGCAGCACCGATTTTTCCGCGGACGGGCGGGCTCCTGAGTGGGGTGGCGTGATGATCCTTGTGGACGATGTCGTTGTCGCAGCTGCCCTGATCACCTTTCTTGCCATTTCCCGGTACTTCAGGCGGGGGCGCGCGGGCCGGATGCCTCCGCTGTTGCTTTCGTTGCCGCATGCGCTGGATCCCGGGCACGCTCCCATGCCGGCGCCCGTGCCTGGGGCCCAGGGGGACGCCCCGTGGCGGCGCAGGGTCCGGCGCGGCGGCAAGCAGGCCGGGGCTGGCAGGGTTCGGGCCTCGCTTGCGCCTGTGCGGAAACTCGAAAGCGACGCGCTGTTCCATGGGGTATTGGAGCTGTTTCCGGTCGCCGCCCTCGTGGCGGATCGGCATGGCCGGATCATTGTTGCCAATGCCGCCGCGGTGAAATTATTCGGCTATTCCCGCCACGAGCTTATCGGCGCTCCAGTAGGCATGCTGGTTTCGGCGTCCCGCGGCGACTCCCATCCATCCCTGTCCGGCAATGTCACGACGGGGTGGCCGCCGTATCCGGCGGATCATTCATGCGACCGTTTCGCCCGGTGCAAGGACGGCGGAGAATTTCCGGCCGAGATCACAGTGGTCCCCTTCTGCGCTGCCGGGGGCTCCGATACCTTGACCATCGTCATGGACCGGACGGATCGATATGAACTCCTGCGCAACCGGCAAGAGCTCGTGCACCTGTCGCGTGTCTCCACGCTGGGCGAGCTCGCGGGCTCCCTCGCGCATGAATTGAACCAGCCTCTCACCGCGATCCTGAGCAACGCACAGGCGGCGCAACGCTTCATGGCAGCGCGCCCGAGCAACCTTGACGAAGTGCGGGAGATACTGGAGGACCTCGTCAAGGACAATCGCCGCGCCAGCGAGGTTCTCCGAAAAATCCGGCTGCTGGTGAAGAAAGGGGAATCGGAGGCCGCACTGCTCCGAATGGACAGCGTCGTGGCCGACGTGGCGCTATTGGTGCAAAGCGATGCGATCCGGCGCGGCATCAGGATGACCCTCGACATCCCCGCCGACTTGCCCTGTGTCCTTGGCGACAGGGTGCAGCTCCAGCAGGTGCTTTTGAATGTACTGCTCAATTCTTTCCAGGCCTTGGACGGCTGTCCCGCCCAGGATCGGGTGGTCATGATCGGCGCGGCGCTCGATGGGTCCAGGGAGATCCGTATCGCGGTGCGCGACCATGGGCCGGGCCTGACGGCGGAGAAACTCGGAAAACTGTTTTCGCCGTACTTCACGTCCAAGCGCGACGGACTCGGCCTGGGGTTGTCGATCAGCCGCTCCATCGTGCAGATGCACGGCGGGCGTATCTGGGCGGAAAACAACGAGGAACAGGGCGCGACGTTCTATTTCACCCTGCCGGCCGTGGCGGACGAACGGTGCGTGCAATCCCGGGGTGGGTCATGAGCGCGCCAGGTCCGGTTGTCTTCGTTGTCGACGATGAGGACGCCGTGCGCCGGGCGCTGTGCCGTCTTATCGGCGCAGCCGGCTACCGTGTCCAGGCGTTCGGATCGGCGGCAGAGTTTCTCCGCGATCGTCCTTCCCTGGACGGCGCGGCCTGCCTGGTTCTGGATGTGCAGATGCCGGAACTCGGCGGCCTGGAGTTGCAGCGGGAACTGAGCGCGGCAAACGCGTCGCTGCCGATCATTTTCCTGACGGGACATGGCGACATCGCCATGACGGTCCGCGCCATGAAGGCCGGGGCCATCGACTTCCTCGCGAAGCCGGTGGACGACGTGGACCTGTTGCAAGCCGTGGAGACGGCGGTGCGACAGGCTGCGCGCGCGGAGGCGGCGCGCGCCGAACTCGATTCGATCAGGAAGCGGCTTGCCCGCCTCACGCCGCGTGAGCGCGAAGTACTGGGGCTGCTCCTGGGAGGCCGCCTGAACAAGCAAGCGGCGTACGAACTGGGCATCGCGGAAAAAACCATAAAAGTGCACCGGGCCCGGGTGATGGAAAAGATGGAGGCGCAGTCCCTGGTCGAGCTGGCGCGTGCCGCCGACAAGGCAGGTCTTCCATATTCGCCCAGCCGGCCCGGACGCTGAGGCGCGTGCCGCGGCGCTGAACCCCCGCCTCGGCGTGCCGGCATAGGACCAAGGTCCTATATCTACGCTCCGGCACAGCCGTCATAGTTTCCTCCGAGCGTCGATTCACGTTTCGGGCTGCGGTGCCCGTGTGGGGAACATGCGCCATGGATAAAGCCAGCCCGCTGGTCGCAGTGATCGACGACGACGAATCCGTGGGTCGGGCCATAAAACGCCTGTTGCGTTCCGCCGGGCTGGCGGCGGATATCTACGAAACCGGAAATGACTTCCTTGCAAGGTGTGCATCGACGCCGTCATATCGCCCCGCCTGCGTGGTGCTCGACGTGCAGATGCCCGGACTGAACGGACTGGAGGTCCAGGGAAGGCTTGCGGGGAGCGGTATCCCGGTGATCTTCATAACTGCGCATGACGAGACGGAGGTACGCGAGCGGGCCCTCGCAGCCGGTGCGGCGGCCTTTCTGCGTAAACCGTTCAATGATGAGGTCCTCATCGAGGCGGTGCGCAGCGCGATCGATCCGGCGCCAAGGGCTGGAGACGCGGCGACGTGATAGCGCGGATCGCTATGAAGGGATGATGGGACCAAAGTCCAATAGTGTCGACGAGCCCCATATTCGAATATTGAGGCGGCCCGGACGAACTGCCGGTGGCGCAGCGTTTTGCATGTGACGTCATTTCCAGGATGGAGACACATCATGATCAAGTACCTACGGCTTGGTTTCGCTATTCCGCTGTTGCTGGCCGCGATGGCCTGTTCCACGAACTCGACGGTTGCGGATCGGGGCGACCCCCAACTCGACGCGGAAGCGCGCCAGGCGCTACAGCAGTTGTTCGACAGTACGCCGAAGGCGATGGACCTGCGGTCCCAGGCCAAGGCGGTGCTGGTGTTTCCCAGCATCGTCAAGGCTGGCTTGATCGTGGGTGCCCAAGGTGGAAAGGGGGTGATGTTTTCCCCCGATGGAAAGGTGATCGGGCATTACCGGGCGCGCGGCCTATCCTACGGCCTGCAGGCAGGCGCGCAGACTTTCTCCGAAGCGATGTTCCTGATGACCGACGCCGCGATCACCGAGCTTACGAGTGACGCCGGATTGTCCGTGGGCGTCGGGCCCAGCGTCGTGGTGGTCGATGAGGGCATGGCCAAGTCGATGACCACCACCACACTGAAATCGGATGTCTACGCCTTTATCTTCGGGCAGGAAGGCCTGATGGCCGGCCTGGGCGTGCAAGGCCAGAGGATAGTCAAGCTCGACTAGCGTATGCGCATGATCCCGTGCCGGGAAAGCCGCACGCATGATCCGGCCGGACCTGCGTATCCAAGGTTGGCCCGCCCACGATGCGGCGCTGGCGGGACACCAATGCGGGGGAGGGCGCGATGACGCGCGCGGAGTTGATCGCCTGCCATGAATGCGACCTGCTGCAGTACGAGACGGTGCTGCGGGATGGGGGCATTGCGCGCTGCCGGCGTTGCAATGCGGAGCTGTACCGGCACCGCCCGGACGGCATCAACCGGGCGCTTTCGTTCGCGCTCACGGCCATCGTGCTGCTGGCGATAGCCAACACCTTCCCGATACTCGGGCTCAGCGTGAACGGCAATCTCGTCCAGACCACCTTGTTCGGCGCCGTACGCATCCTGTACCGCGATGGCATGTGGCCGATCGCGGCGCTGGTCTTCTTCACGACCATACTGACGCCGCTGCTCGAAATCTACGCGGTCGTCTACCTGTTGTTGCCGTTGCGTATGGGCGGCGCGCCACGCAGGCCCGATGTGGCATTCCGCGTCCTGCACCTTGCGCGGCCCTGGGGCATGACCGAAGTGCTCATCCTCGGCATACTCGTCGCGCTGGTCAAGCTGGTGCATATCGCCACCGTGGTGCCGGGTGTCGCGCTGTGGGCGTTCGGCGCCGCGATGGTCGCCATCGCCGCCATGGCCGCCGCATTCGATCCACGGGAGCTCTGGGCACGCATTGGCGCGCGCGAAGGCGCCGCTCACGGTCATGGCGGCGGGCGGGGCGCCGCCTTGTCCTCGGCGACGACGGCCGCCGGCGCCGGCCTGTTCGTGTGCCACGCCTGCGGCCTGCTGTCGAAGCCG
Coding sequences within it:
- a CDS encoding class II aldolase/adducin family protein, giving the protein MNMRYSTDFPSLEGDVDPAEWQARKDLAACYRLMDRYGMTDMIYNHITAQIPGKPGRLLINLYGLLYKEITASNLVEIDLDGNVLRKQDTDYGINKSGYVIHGCIHRARPDVHCVIHTHTRAGMAVSAMRCGLLPITQTASRFHGHIGYHDFEGPAVDIAEQERLVRDLGPHNAMILRNHGLLVCGASVPQAFNLMYQLEMACRAQVDAMAGGLENVAVPDAQTLERSAHLYQPGTRRPYGELEWHAMLRLLDAVPDGYRHYAS
- a CDS encoding Bug family tripartite tricarboxylate transporter substrate binding protein; the encoded protein is MRPARRRCLDVFRRAALVLAAVACSVGVAQAETFPDKPVRMVVAFPAGGGTDIVARLIAERLTARWGQQVIVDNRGGAGGVIGTEIAARSAPDGYTIFMATLGNLSINPHLYKMNVDPIKDLAPISNVVDVNFVLVANPSFPAKTVKDLIESARKQPGQINFSSSGVGGAPHLAGELFNEMAGVKLTHVPYKGSAPSFTDLIGGQVAVTFDSLVQALPYIQAGKLRPLAVLASRRSALLPDVPTLAEAGVPGYDFANWFGLVAPAGVPADRIRKLNTDVRAVLSQPAVQEQLARMGAVPAGDTPEQFGKLIRDESAKWARIIREQDIRAQ
- a CDS encoding DUF3303 domain-containing protein, which translates into the protein MLFLVISTPRPERPTSLIDSRSRYWDWMRPLLDSGLARSVHARVGRGAVALFDVDSNATLHRLMNEWSDIIPAHFEVFPLLDEDTAKAYLATQTPSGGDAR
- a CDS encoding two-component system sensor histidine kinase NtrB; the protein is MRKLESDALFHGVLELFPVAALVADRHGRIIVANAAAVKLFGYSRHELIGAPVGMLVSASRGDSHPSLSGNVTTGWPPYPADHSCDRFARCKDGGEFPAEITVVPFCAAGGSDTLTIVMDRTDRYELLRNRQELVHLSRVSTLGELAGSLAHELNQPLTAILSNAQAAQRFMAARPSNLDEVREILEDLVKDNRRASEVLRKIRLLVKKGESEAALLRMDSVVADVALLVQSDAIRRGIRMTLDIPADLPCVLGDRVQLQQVLLNVLLNSFQALDGCPAQDRVVMIGAALDGSREIRIAVRDHGPGLTAEKLGKLFSPYFTSKRDGLGLGLSISRSIVQMHGGRIWAENNEEQGATFYFTLPAVADERCVQSRGGS
- a CDS encoding response regulator transcription factor, whose amino-acid sequence is MSAPGPVVFVVDDEDAVRRALCRLIGAAGYRVQAFGSAAEFLRDRPSLDGAACLVLDVQMPELGGLELQRELSAANASLPIIFLTGHGDIAMTVRAMKAGAIDFLAKPVDDVDLLQAVETAVRQAARAEAARAELDSIRKRLARLTPREREVLGLLLGGRLNKQAAYELGIAEKTIKVHRARVMEKMEAQSLVELARAADKAGLPYSPSRPGR
- a CDS encoding response regulator, translating into MDKASPLVAVIDDDESVGRAIKRLLRSAGLAADIYETGNDFLARCASTPSYRPACVVLDVQMPGLNGLEVQGRLAGSGIPVIFITAHDETEVRERALAAGAAAFLRKPFNDEVLIEAVRSAIDPAPRAGDAAT
- a CDS encoding YSC84-related protein — protein: MIKYLRLGFAIPLLLAAMACSTNSTVADRGDPQLDAEARQALQQLFDSTPKAMDLRSQAKAVLVFPSIVKAGLIVGAQGGKGVMFSPDGKVIGHYRARGLSYGLQAGAQTFSEAMFLMTDAAITELTSDAGLSVGVGPSVVVVDEGMAKSMTTTTLKSDVYAFIFGQEGLMAGLGVQGQRIVKLD
- a CDS encoding paraquat-inducible protein A — encoded protein: MTRAELIACHECDLLQYETVLRDGGIARCRRCNAELYRHRPDGINRALSFALTAIVLLAIANTFPILGLSVNGNLVQTTLFGAVRILYRDGMWPIAALVFFTTILTPLLEIYAVVYLLLPLRMGGAPRRPDVAFRVLHLARPWGMTEVLILGILVALVKLVHIATVVPGVALWAFGAAMVAIAAMAAAFDPRELWARIGAREGAAHGHGGGRGAALSSATTAAGAGLFVCHACGLLSKPAPHAHEGNCPRCGTRLHFRKPNSVGRTWALLVAAIVLYVPANVLPVMDTSSLFGAQEDTIMSGVVYLWTSGSWPLAVLVFIASIAVPLLKILALVFLVAAAQRRSRRIPAHRARIYRIVELVGRWSMLDIYVITVLVALVQFSALATIKAGPAAIAFGAVVVLTMAAAKSFDPRLIWDSTEKRHG